The following are encoded in a window of Rosa chinensis cultivar Old Blush chromosome 4, RchiOBHm-V2, whole genome shotgun sequence genomic DNA:
- the LOC112196689 gene encoding ARM REPEAT PROTEIN INTERACTING WITH ABF2, with protein MELPRRQDQSQSERKGQKRKLEEEIGEEREITVQQSGDARKAILLQVAEQVQVLDSSFSWSEADRNAAKRATHVLAELAKNEDVVNVIVEGGAVPALVKHLQAPPCSEVDRSSSKHCEHEVEKGSAFALGLLAVKPEHQQLIVDNGALSHLVDLLKRHKDSHVTRPLYSVIRRAADAITNLAHENSSIKTRVRIEGGIPPLVELLEFADTKVQRAAAGALRTLAFKNDENKNQIVECNALPTLILMLRSEDAAIHYEAVGVIGNLVHSSPNIKKEVLLAGALQPVIGLLSSCCFESQREAALLLGQFAATDSDCKVHIVQRGAVRPLIEMLQSPDVQLREMSAFALGRLAQDSHNQAGIAHNGGLLPLLKLLDSKNGSLQHNAAFTLYGLADNEDNVSDFIRVGGVQKLQDGEFIFQATKDCVTKTLKRLEEKIHARVLSHLLYLMRVAERNVQRRVALAFAHLCSPEDLRTIFIDNNGLELLLGLLGSSSPKQQLDGAMALYKLANKAMTLSPVDAAPPSPTPQVYLGEQYVNNPTLSDVTFLVEGRRFYAHRICLLASSDAFRAMFDGGYREKDARDIEIPNIRWEVFELMMRFIYTGSVDITLDIAQDLLRAADQYLLEGLKRLCEYSIAQDISLENVSNMYELSEAFHAMSLRQTCILFILEQFEKLSARPGHCELIKNILDEIRSYFTKALTKPNPHNLRL; from the exons GCAGGTTCAAGTTCTCGACTCTTCTTTTTCCTGGAGCGAAGCTGATCGAAACGCTGCCAAGCGCGCCACTCACGTCCTCGCCGAGCTCGCCAAGAACG AGGACGTAGTGAACGTCATCGTTGAAGGCGGTGCGGTTCCGGCTTTGGTGAAACATCTGCAAGCGCCGCCGTGCAGCGAGGTCGACCGGAGCTCTTCGAAGCACTGCGAACACGAGGTTGAGAAGGGCAGTGCCTTTGCACTAGGCCTTCTTGCCGTTAAG CCCGAGCATCAACAACTCATTGTTGATAATGGTGCATTGTCTCATCTAGTAGATTTGTTGAAGAGGCACAAGGATAGTCATGTAACTCGACCTTTGTATAGCGTCATTCGTAGAGCTGCTGATGCCATCACCAATCTCGCTCATGAAAACAGCAGCATTAAAACCCGTGTCAG GATagaaggtggaattccacctctAGTTGAGTTGCTTGAATTTGCCGATACAAAGGTGCAAAGAGCAGCTGCTGGAGCGCTACGAACCCTCGCATTTAAAAATGATGAGAATAAGAATCAG ATTGTTGAATGCAATGCTCTTCCTACCCTCATTTTAATGCTTCGATCTGAAGATGCTGCTATACATTATGAAGCG GTTGGTGTAATTGGAAATCTAGTTCACTCTTCTCCAAACATAAAGAAAGAGGTTCTTCTTGCGGGAGCTTTACAACCTGTTATTGGATTGCTTAG TTCCTGCTGCTTTGAGAGCCAAAGAGAGGCAGCTTTGCTACTTGGACAATTTGCTGCAACTGATTCAGACTGCAAG GTTCACATTGTACAGAGGGGTGCTGTCCGACCTTTGATTGAGATGCTACAATCCCCAGATGTACAACTCAGGGAGATGTCAGCTTTTGCTTTGGGGAGGTTGGCACAG GACTCACACAACCAAGCTGGTATTGCTCATAATGGTGGTTTATTGCCATTGTTGaaacttctggattcaaaaaatGGGTCTCTGCAACACAATGCTGCATTTACCCTTTATGGCCTTGCAGATAATGAG GATAATGTGTCCGATTTTATTAGGGTTGGTGGTGTTCAGAAGTTGCAGGATGGAGAATTTATTTTCCAA GCTACAAAGGATTGTGTGACCAAAACATTGAAAAGATTAGAGGAGAAGATTCATGCACGA GTTTTGTCGCATTTGTTATACTTGATGCGTGTAGCAGAGAGAAATGTCCAAAGACGTGTTGCTTTGGCTTTTGCTCATCTTTGCTCCCCAGAGGATCTCAGAACCATTTTCATCGATAACAATG GTTTGGAATTGCTTCTTGGGCTTCTTGGTTCTAGTAGCCCCAAACAGCAGCTTGATGGTGCTATGGCTCTGTACAAGTTGGCCAACAAAGCCATGACTCTTTCTCCTGTGGATGCAGctcctccatctccaacaccACAG gtttatctaggggagcaGTATGTTAACAACCCTACGCTGTCCGATGTTACGTTTTTAGTTGAAG GTAGACGGTTCTATGCTCACAGAATTTGCCTGCTTGCTTCTTCAGATGCTTTTCGTGCAATGTTTGATGGTGGTTACCGG GAGAAGGATGCAAGGGACATCGAAATACCAAATATTAGATGGGAGGTTTTTGAGTTGATGATGAG ATTTATATACACCGGATCAGTAGACATTACTTTGGATATTGCTCAAGATCTCCTCAGAGCTGCAGATCAGTATCTTTTGGAGGGACTCAAGCGGCTTTGTGAGTATTCAATAGCACAG GACATATCTTTGGAGAATGTTTCAAACATGTATGAACTTTCAGAAGCCTTCCATGCAATGTCATTAAGGCAAACATGTATTTTGTTTATCTTGGAGCAGTTTGAAAAATTGAGTGCTAGACCAGG GCACTGTGAACTGATCAAGAATATATTGGATGAGATCAGATCTTACTTTACTAAAGCACTCACTAAGCCTAACCCACATAACTTGCGGCTGTAG
- the LOC112200756 gene encoding 2-hydroxyisoflavanone dehydratase translates to MGSTTTKEIAAEIPNLIKHYKDGTVERLFGSPHVPPSLNDPDTGVSSKDITISHNPLISARLYLPQNQTKKLPILLYFHGGGFCVESAFSSLDHRYLNRLVSEAQVIAVSVEYRLAPESPLPAAYEDCWAALQWVASHSLNEDDTSHKEPWLADFGDFDRVYIGGDSAGGNLAHNIAMRAGIESLPGGVKILGAILSHPYFWGSKPIGSEPKGEDNDKSLPYLVWNFAYPSADGGIDNPLINPMVSGAPSLAGLGCSRLLVCVAGKDELRDRSVWYYNLVKESGWKGEVELFEVEGEEHCFHILYEKETENVKKMIKRLADFLVQ, encoded by the coding sequence ATGGGTTCCACCACCACCAAAGAAATCGCCGCAGAGATCCCCAATCTCATCAAGCACTACAAAGATGGCACAGTAGAACGCCTCTTCGGCTCTCCACACGTTCCCCCATCTCTTAACGACCCCGATACTGGTGTCTCCTCCAAAGACATCACCATCTCACACAATCCCTTAATCTCCGCTCGCCTCTACCTCCctcaaaaccaaaccaaaaagCTTCCCATCTTGCTCTACTTCCACGGCGGCGGTTTCTGCGTCGAGTCCGCCTTCTCCTCCCTCGACCACCGCTACCTCAACCGCCTGGTCTCGGAAGCTCAAGTCATTGCTGTCTCAGTAGAGTACAGGCTGGCCCCGGAAAGCCCTCTTCCTGCTGCTTATGAAGATTGCTGGGCCGCTCTTCAGTGGGTTGCTTCTCACTCACTCAATGAAGATGATACTTCTCACAAAGAGCCGTGGCTAGCCGATTTCGGGGACTTTGATAGAGTTTACATTGGTGGAGACAGTGCTGGAGGGAACCTTGCACATAACATAGCTATGAGAGCAGGGATTGAGAGCTTACCTGGTGGGGTGAAGATTTTGGGGGCTATTCTGTCCCACCCGTACTTTTGGGGGTCCAAGCCAATCGGGTCGGAGCCTAAAGGTGAAGACAATGACAAGTCCCTGCCTTATCTGGTTTGGAACTTTGCTTATCCTTCTGCTGATGGAGGCATTGACAATCCGTTGATTAATCCGATGGTTTCGGGTGCTCCGAGTTTGGCCGGGCTTGGGTGCTCTAGACTTCTTGTCTGTGTTGCTGGCAAGGATGAGCTAAGGGATCGAAGCGTCTGGTATTATAATTTGGTGAAGGAAAGTGGATGGAAAGGAGAAGTGGAGCTGTTTGAAGTGGAAGGAGAGGAGCATTGCTTTCATATCTTGTATGAGAAAGAGACTGAGAATGTAAAGAAAATGATCAAACGGTTAGCTGATTTTCTAGTTCAGTAG
- the LOC112196690 gene encoding tuliposide A-converting enzyme 2, chloroplastic — translation MGSLAKEIDREVIPFVRVFKDGSVERLLGSPYKAPLLDDPESGVSSKDVTISKNPLISARIFLPKLDDEKPPKKLPVLVYCHGGGFCIESAFSFDHHRFLDGLVSQAQVVAVSVEYRMAPEHPLPAGYEDCWAALQWVASHFIENGISEQPWLTNHGNPERFFLGGDSAGANIAHNLAMRVGKEGLPGGLMILGTSLTHPYFWGSKPIAEDPCKEPEKDLAAMLWNFAYPSAPGGLDNPLINPLAPEAPSLAGLGCSRLFVSVSEHDGLKFRGIRYYDAVKKSGWEGEAELVDVEGEAHAFHILKFETQKAKDLTKKLVDFLKVEDKKVEKELDKELIPFVRVYKDGSVERLMGTPYVPPMLNDPVSGVSSKDITISKNPLISARVFLPKLDAGQTHQKLPILVYYHGGAFMIESAFSFDHHRYLDSLVSQGKVVAVSVEYRMAPEHPLPAGYEDCWAALQWVASHFIDNGISEEPWLTNHGNPDRFFLGGDSAGANIAHNVAMRVGKEGLPGGLKILGTSLTHPYFWGSKPIDELDPCKEPEKDLGCFVWNFAYPSVPGGIDNPMMNPFGPEAPSLAGLGCSRLFVSVSENDTLRYRGVHYYEAVKKSGWKGEAELVEVEGEEHAFHILKFETPKAQALTKKVAEFLLK, via the coding sequence ATGGGTTCCCTTGCCAAGGAGATAGACAGAGAGGTCATCCCATTTGTCCGTGTTTTCAAGGACGGCTCAGTCGAAAGACTACTGGGTTCTCCTTATAAAGCACCATTGCTTGATGATCCAGAATCTGGAGTCTCATCCAAAGATGTCACCATTTCGAAAAACCCTTTGATCTCAGCCAGAATCTTCCTCCCTAAACTCGACGATGAGAAGCCACCCAAGAAGCTCCCCGTCTTGGTTTACTGCCATGGTGGAGGTTTCTGCATCGAGTCCGCCTTCTCTTTTGATCACCACCGGTTTCTCGACGGCTTGGTGTCCCAAGCTCAAGTTGTTGCTGTTTCTGTGGAGTACAGGATGGCTCCTGAGCACCCTCTTCCTGCCGGCTATGAAGATTGTTGGGCTGCCCTGCAATGGGTTGCTTCACACTTCATTGAAAATGGTATCAGTGAGCAGCCTTGGTTGACGAATCACGGCAACCCGGAACGTTTTTTCCTTGGTGGTGATAGTGCAGGAGCTAACATTGCTCATAATCTGGCAATGAGAGTTGGCAAAGAGGGCTTGCCTGGTGGTTTGATGATATTGGGAACCTCTCTTACACACCCCTACTTCTGGGGTTCCAAGCCTATTGCGGAAGACCCTTGTAAAGAACCTGAGAAGGATTTGGCAGCTATGCTTTGGAACTTTGCGTACCCCTCAGCACCTGGTGGACTTGATAATCCATTGATCAATCCTCTTGCTCCTGAAGCACCAAGCTTAGCAGGACTTGGGTGTTCTAGGTTGTTTGTGAGCGTCTCGGAACATGATGGCCTGAAGTTTAGAGGCATTCGGTACTACGATGCTGTGAAGAAAAGTGGGTGGGAAGGAGAGGCAGAGCTGGTGGACGTGGAAGGAGAGGCTCATgcatttcatattttgaaatttgagaCTCAGAAAGCCAAGGATTTGACAAAAAAGTTGGTTGATTTTCTCAAGGTAGAAGACAAGAAGGTAGAGAAGGAGCTAGACAAAGAGCTGATCCCATTTGTCCGAGTCTACAAGGATGGCTCAGTTGAACGACTCATGGGCACTCCATATGTACCCCCAATGCTTAATGATCCAGTATCAGGAGTGTCATCAAAAGATATCACGATTTCAAAAAATCCGTTGATCTCGGCCAGAGTCTTCCTCCCAAAACTTGATGCTGGTCAAACCCACCAGAAACTCCCCATCTTGGTCTACTACCATGGAGGGGCTTTTATGATCGAATCCGCCTTCTCATTCGATCACCACAGGTATCTTGACAGCTTGGTATCCCAAGGCAAAGTTGTTGCTGTATCAGTTGAATACAGGATGGCTCCTGAGCACCCTCTTCCTGCAGGCTATGAAGATTGTTGGGCTGCCCTCCAATGGGTTGCCTCACACTTCATTGATAATGGTATCAGTGAAGAGCCCTGGTTGACAAATCATGGTAATCCGGACAGGTTTTTTCTTGGCGGCGATAGTGCAGGTGCCAACATTGCTCATAATGTGGCCATGAGAGTTGGGAAAGAGGGTTTGCCTGGTGGTCTTAAAATACTGGGAACTTCTCTTACACACCCTTATTTTTGGGGTTCCAAGCCAATCGATGAATTAGACCCTTGCAAAGAGCCTGAGAAGGATTTAGGGTGTTTCGTTTGGAACTTCGCGTACCCCTCGGTACCTGGTGGGATTGATAATCCAATGATGAATCCTTTTGGTCCAGAAGCACCAAGCTTGGCTGGACTTGGGTGTTCAAGGTTGTTTGTTAGTGTTTCTGAGAACGATACGCTGAGATATAGAGGTGTTCATTACTATGAGGCAGTGAAGAAAAGTGGTTGGAAAGGTGAAGCAGAGTTGGTCGAAGTGGAAGGAGAGGAACATGCATTTCATATTCTGAAATTTGAGACTCCGAAGGCTCAGGCTTTGACCAAAAAAGTGGCCGAGTTTCTCCTCAAGTAG